One window from the genome of Cryobacterium sp. GrIS_2_6 encodes:
- a CDS encoding 16S rRNA (uracil(1498)-N(3))-methyltransferase — protein sequence MAHFFIDESLRAEDCPVGAVATITGAEARHAVTVSRVRPGEHLIAGNGSGLLLETTVEEAEPGRLALRIDSARSVARPSPRIRLVQALAKGDRDEMAVQAATELGVDGVVPWAAARSVTRWEGQKVVKGRERWRAIVREASKQSIRPWLPDVADLTSTKQLAVLAQGTRMLLLEPTADIRLTRLPSVDDAADAADVQATAARDIVLVVGPEGGIAASELEMLEAAGALRVRLGDTVLRTSTAGPAALAVLNAALDRW from the coding sequence ATGGCGCACTTCTTCATCGACGAGTCCCTCCGCGCGGAGGACTGCCCAGTCGGAGCCGTCGCGACCATCACCGGTGCGGAGGCCAGGCACGCGGTCACCGTGAGCAGGGTCCGGCCGGGGGAGCACCTGATCGCCGGGAACGGGTCAGGCCTGCTCCTGGAGACGACCGTCGAGGAGGCGGAGCCCGGACGGCTGGCCCTGCGGATCGACAGCGCGCGGAGCGTCGCGAGGCCGAGCCCGCGCATCCGCCTTGTGCAGGCACTCGCCAAGGGCGACCGCGACGAGATGGCGGTGCAGGCCGCGACCGAACTCGGCGTCGACGGCGTCGTTCCGTGGGCGGCCGCCCGCTCGGTGACACGCTGGGAGGGCCAGAAGGTCGTCAAGGGAAGGGAGCGTTGGCGCGCCATCGTACGCGAGGCGTCCAAGCAATCGATTCGGCCCTGGCTTCCCGACGTCGCCGACCTCACGAGCACCAAACAACTCGCCGTGCTGGCGCAGGGCACGCGGATGCTCCTCCTCGAGCCCACCGCCGACATCCGGCTGACCCGGTTGCCGTCGGTTGACGACGCGGCCGACGCGGCCGATGTCCAGGCAACCGCGGCGCGGGACATCGTGCTCGTCGTCGGTCCGGAGGGGGGCATCGCCGCCTCGGAACTCGAGATGCTCGAAGCCGCCGGGGCCTTGCGGGTGCGCCTCGGCGACACAGTGCTGCGCACGTCGACGGCCGGGCCCGCCGCCCTCGCCGTGCTCAACGCCGCCCTCGACCGGTGGTGA
- a CDS encoding HIT domain-containing protein → MSETGAEPSVFSRIVARDIPATIVAETEHIIAFVDINPQAPVHVVITTKTEAFRNVVELAAGDPGLLAELVAVAGRVATELSDGQFRLVFNTGAAAGQTVFHVHAHVLALKPSGDGATGSLGEGTLGSV, encoded by the coding sequence ATGTCAGAAACCGGCGCAGAACCCTCCGTATTCAGCCGCATCGTCGCGCGCGACATCCCCGCGACCATCGTCGCCGAGACCGAACACATCATCGCATTCGTCGACATCAACCCGCAGGCCCCCGTGCACGTCGTCATCACGACCAAGACAGAGGCGTTCCGCAACGTCGTCGAGCTCGCCGCTGGCGACCCCGGGCTCCTTGCCGAGCTCGTTGCCGTCGCCGGTCGGGTCGCCACCGAGCTTTCCGACGGACAGTTCCGCCTCGTCTTCAATACCGGCGCCGCCGCCGGACAGACCGTGTTCCACGTCCACGCCCACGTGCTCGCCCTGAAACCGTCAGGGGACGGGGCGACCGGCTCGCTCGGGGAGGGAACACTTGGTTCCGTCTGA
- the dnaJ gene encoding molecular chaperone DnaJ has protein sequence MADHYEVLGVARDATTDEIKKAYRRLARQLHPDVNPGADASERFKLVTHAYDVLSDPKQRDNYDHGGNGRTGGNAGFDGNFGNFGDIFETFFGGGGGSRGPKSRRERGQDALIRVELDLDEIIFGTHRDLEVDTAIVCATCSGTCCQPGTAPVTCDICHGTGTIQRAVRSLLGNVMTSSPCGSCRGFGTIIATPCVTCQGQGRVRARRTVPVDIPAGVDTGLRLQMPGSGEAGPAGGPNGDLYLEMKVRHHDVFSRDGDDLLCTLDVPMTDAILGTTTTVKALDGDITVEIRAGVQGSEVITVKDRGVSRLRGNGRGDLKVGIHVVTPTKLDHKERELIEQFAARHKSPAPALSAVQQGLFAKLRDRFRV, from the coding sequence TTGGCTGACCATTACGAAGTACTCGGCGTCGCCCGCGATGCCACTACCGACGAAATCAAGAAGGCGTACCGGCGCCTCGCCCGCCAGCTCCACCCCGACGTGAACCCCGGCGCAGACGCGTCGGAGCGGTTCAAGCTCGTCACGCACGCCTACGACGTGCTGAGCGACCCGAAGCAGCGCGACAACTACGACCACGGCGGCAACGGCCGCACGGGCGGAAACGCCGGGTTCGACGGCAACTTCGGCAACTTCGGCGACATCTTCGAGACCTTCTTCGGAGGAGGCGGCGGCAGCCGTGGACCGAAGTCTCGCCGCGAACGCGGCCAGGACGCCCTGATCCGGGTCGAACTCGACCTCGACGAGATCATCTTCGGAACCCACCGCGACCTCGAGGTCGACACGGCCATCGTCTGCGCGACCTGCAGCGGAACCTGCTGCCAGCCGGGAACCGCCCCCGTCACGTGCGACATCTGCCACGGCACCGGCACCATCCAGCGCGCCGTGCGCTCCCTGCTCGGCAATGTGATGACCTCGAGCCCCTGCGGCTCCTGCCGCGGTTTCGGCACGATCATCGCAACCCCGTGCGTGACCTGCCAGGGCCAGGGCCGCGTCCGCGCCCGCCGCACGGTTCCGGTCGACATCCCCGCCGGCGTCGACACCGGCCTGCGCCTGCAGATGCCCGGGAGCGGAGAGGCCGGACCGGCCGGCGGCCCCAATGGCGACCTGTACCTCGAAATGAAGGTTCGCCACCACGACGTGTTCAGCCGCGACGGTGACGACCTGCTCTGCACCCTCGACGTGCCCATGACGGATGCGATCCTCGGCACGACCACAACGGTCAAGGCCCTCGACGGGGACATCACCGTCGAGATCCGTGCCGGAGTGCAGGGCTCCGAAGTCATCACGGTCAAGGACCGCGGAGTCTCGCGCCTCCGCGGCAATGGCCGCGGCGACCTCAAGGTGGGAATCCACGTCGTGACGCCGACCAAGCTCGACCACAAGGAGCGGGAACTGATCGAACAGTTCGCCGCGAGGCACAAGTCCCCGGCGCCCGCGCTCAGTGCGGTGCAGCAGGGACTCTTCGCGAAGCTCCGCGACCGGTTCCGCGTCTAA
- a CDS encoding DUF4870 domain-containing protein: MMSNSTGNNGDDPNLGQRPPQQPYQPAAPTPVAAAPLTETEDRQWASFAHLGGIIGPLPSLIIWLVFKDRGRFTAQEGKEALNFQITIAILYVIGSILPFVGALIIFAAWVVAIIFSILGFLKAKDGQAYRYPFALRLIK, encoded by the coding sequence ATGATGAGCAATTCAACCGGTAACAACGGCGACGATCCGAACCTGGGCCAGCGCCCCCCGCAGCAGCCATACCAGCCGGCAGCACCCACACCCGTTGCCGCTGCTCCCCTCACCGAGACCGAGGACCGCCAGTGGGCGTCCTTCGCGCACCTCGGCGGCATCATCGGCCCGCTCCCCTCCCTGATCATCTGGCTCGTGTTCAAGGATCGCGGTCGCTTCACCGCCCAGGAAGGCAAGGAAGCCCTGAACTTCCAGATCACGATCGCCATCCTCTACGTGATCGGCTCGATCCTCCCGTTCGTCGGTGCCCTGATCATCTTCGCCGCCTGGGTCGTGGCGATCATCTTCTCGATCCTCGGGTTCCTGAAGGCGAAGGACGGCCAGGCCTACCGCTACCCCTTCGCCCTGCGTCTCATCAAGTAG
- a CDS encoding PhoH family protein, which translates to MVRLLGAQDRLLGAIEKEHPAVSVHVRGNEMTLSGEPTQVAAARRLIEELLVMIREGRDLAPAEVESSARMLGEDSTSSPSVRLGPPILTSRGKSIRAKTIGQKEYVDAIDTDTIVFGIGPAGTGKTYLAMAKAVQALQRKEVDRIILTRPAVEAGERLGFLPGTLTDKIDPYLRPLYDALGEMMEPELLPKLLAAGTIEVAPLAYMRGRTLNNSFVVLDEAQNTTPEQMKMFLTRLGFGSKMVVTGDVTQIDLPAGTSGLRLVTRVLDTVDDIRFVRLTSADVVRHSLVGRIVDAWTEYDALRQAQRIESEQAHEFVKRGPERPGGIRDRFPKRRPS; encoded by the coding sequence ATGGTGCGCCTCCTCGGCGCCCAGGACCGGCTGCTCGGCGCGATCGAGAAGGAACACCCCGCGGTCAGCGTGCACGTCCGCGGCAATGAGATGACGCTCTCCGGTGAGCCGACCCAGGTGGCCGCTGCTCGCCGTCTGATCGAAGAATTGCTCGTGATGATCCGCGAAGGCCGTGACCTCGCGCCGGCCGAGGTCGAGTCGAGCGCCCGCATGCTCGGCGAGGACAGCACCTCGAGCCCCTCCGTTCGCCTCGGGCCGCCGATCCTCACCTCACGGGGCAAGAGCATCCGCGCGAAGACGATCGGCCAGAAGGAATACGTCGACGCCATCGACACCGACACGATCGTTTTCGGGATCGGCCCCGCCGGAACCGGCAAGACCTACCTCGCGATGGCGAAGGCCGTCCAGGCCCTGCAGCGCAAGGAGGTCGACCGGATCATACTCACCCGTCCGGCCGTCGAAGCGGGGGAACGCCTCGGCTTCTTGCCCGGCACCCTGACCGACAAGATCGACCCCTACCTGCGTCCGCTCTACGACGCACTCGGCGAGATGATGGAACCGGAACTCCTGCCCAAACTGCTCGCGGCAGGCACGATCGAGGTCGCCCCGCTCGCCTACATGCGCGGCCGTACCCTGAACAACTCCTTCGTCGTCCTCGACGAGGCGCAGAACACCACGCCGGAACAGATGAAGATGTTCCTCACCCGGCTCGGCTTCGGGTCGAAGATGGTCGTCACCGGCGACGTCACCCAGATCGACCTGCCCGCAGGCACGAGCGGGCTGCGCCTTGTGACCCGGGTGCTCGACACGGTCGACGACATCCGCTTCGTGCGCCTGACGAGCGCGGATGTCGTACGCCATTCCCTCGTTGGCAGGATCGTCGACGCGTGGACCGAATACGACGCACTCAGGCAGGCACAGCGCATCGAAAGCGAACAGGCCCACGAGTTCGTCAAGCGCGGCCCAGAACGCCCCGGTGGCATCCGCGACCGCTTTCCGAAACGGAGACCCTCATGA
- the hrcA gene encoding heat-inducible transcriptional repressor HrcA: MVSDRSLEVLRVIVQDYVASREPVGSKTIVDRHSFGVSAATIRNDMALLEEEELIIAPHTSSGRIPTDKGYRLFVDHLADLRPLSAAQRQAIETFLGQSADLDEVLARSVRLLSQLTHQVALVQYPSLSRAKVRHIELVALSETRLLSVLITDAGRVEQRVIELPRPLEEQLLVRLRARLNAAVVGLSMSAAAIALTDAADLAGEQPDVVSLVTLTLRDQVGANRQERLVMAGAANLVRTEEDFTGSIYPVLEAIEEQVVLLRLFGEMATDQHGVSVSIGRENAPFGLSETSVLTSGYSSQGGDLARLGVLGPTRMDYSNNMAAVRAVARYLSRLLE, encoded by the coding sequence ATGGTTTCGGATCGCAGCCTCGAAGTTCTGCGGGTCATTGTTCAAGACTACGTCGCCTCGCGCGAGCCCGTCGGGTCAAAAACCATCGTTGACCGGCATTCCTTCGGAGTGTCGGCGGCGACCATTCGCAATGACATGGCTCTCCTCGAGGAGGAGGAGCTCATCATCGCCCCGCACACCTCCTCAGGGCGGATCCCGACCGACAAGGGGTACCGGCTCTTCGTCGATCACCTCGCCGATCTGCGCCCGCTCTCCGCGGCGCAGCGCCAGGCCATCGAAACGTTCCTCGGGCAGTCCGCAGACCTCGACGAGGTCCTCGCCCGCAGCGTCCGGTTGCTCTCCCAGCTCACCCACCAGGTCGCGCTCGTGCAGTACCCCTCGCTGTCCCGTGCGAAGGTGCGCCACATCGAGCTCGTGGCGCTCTCGGAGACCCGGCTCCTGTCCGTGCTGATCACTGATGCCGGCCGGGTCGAGCAACGCGTGATCGAGTTGCCCCGGCCGCTCGAGGAGCAGCTGCTGGTGCGCCTCCGCGCCCGTCTCAACGCCGCGGTTGTCGGCCTCAGCATGAGCGCAGCAGCGATCGCGCTCACCGATGCCGCCGACCTGGCCGGCGAGCAACCGGACGTTGTCTCCCTGGTCACCCTCACCCTTCGCGACCAGGTGGGTGCGAACCGGCAGGAGCGGCTGGTGATGGCCGGCGCCGCGAACCTCGTGCGCACGGAGGAAGACTTCACCGGGAGCATCTACCCGGTGCTCGAGGCCATCGAGGAGCAGGTCGTCCTGCTGCGCCTCTTCGGCGAGATGGCGACAGACCAGCACGGGGTGTCGGTGAGTATCGGCAGGGAGAACGCGCCATTCGGCCTCTCCGAGACCAGCGTGCTGACCAGCGGCTACAGCTCGCAGGGTGGAGACCTTGCCCGCCTCGGCGTCCTGGGCCCCACCCGGATGGACTACTCGAACAACATGGCGGCCGTCCGTGCCGTCGCCCGCTACCTGTCCCGCCTGCTCGAATAG
- a CDS encoding DUF4870 domain-containing protein, with protein sequence MSTPPPANAYQPVTPMNPSDERLWATLIHVGGILFEFVPALIGYLVLKDRGPFIRAHAATALNFQITLAIAYVVSGVLTLALVGFLLLPAVWVLSVVFSIIAALAANKGEYYTYPLTLTLKFVS encoded by the coding sequence ATGTCCACACCACCCCCCGCCAATGCCTACCAGCCCGTTACGCCGATGAACCCGTCGGACGAACGCTTGTGGGCCACCCTGATCCACGTGGGCGGAATCCTCTTCGAGTTCGTGCCCGCGCTCATCGGTTACCTCGTGCTCAAGGACCGCGGCCCGTTCATCCGCGCGCACGCGGCGACGGCGCTCAACTTCCAGATCACCCTGGCCATCGCCTACGTGGTCAGCGGAGTGCTGACGCTGGCGCTGGTCGGGTTCCTGCTGCTGCCCGCCGTCTGGGTCCTGAGCGTTGTCTTCAGCATCATCGCTGCCCTCGCGGCCAACAAGGGCGAGTACTACAC